CTGCATGAAGAGCACCAGAACCGCACACAGGAACAACATACTGTTGTCGAGAGCGTAATAGATCTCAGATAATGACAGGGCGGGGGCTTCTTCCGTTTCCTCTACTGACTCTTCAGTAACTTCGACTGCTGGTGTTTCAGTCGACTCAGATTCATCAAATGCCATTGTCGGTTGTGTGAATGCTAACACTACGACAAGGCTAGACAATAAGCCCGTGAGCGCATTTTTCCAATTCATTTTTGTTGCAAACCTTTCCCGGAGTCTAAATCAATCGCTGTTTCGCTTGCTGTCTTAAGAATTAATAAATTTGATCTAGGCCCCTAATTACCAATCACTGATTTGAGCACTTTTTGGTTTTCAAGCCAAAAAGCAAACAGTGTGCCTCATTACCTTTTCCGGTAAGAACTGCTAGTCTTATCTTCTTTATGAGAATAGACTTAAGGCGTTACATATTAAATTAATATTTTCTAAAACTTGATTTGGGGGGGCTAGTCATGCATTTTGATCAGGCATTAAGTCTCTGAGTTGCCCGCTTATTAAGCAGGCAACTCAGAGGGGTAGGAATGGCCGCACTCTGATTAATTTTTGATACCAGCTACTCAACAAAAAGCAGATAGCCCAAACACAGCTGAGGTCAGAATTGCATTGATGCTGAAATGCTGCCAACTTGGCAGTCCACTGAACCCTATTGAATCATCATTTCTCTGCAATCCCTTGTATCACAGACTCTTACGCCCCCTAAATTCAATTGGCATGATGATTGCATTTAGGGGTTCGCATGGTCGGGGTCTAAGGATGATCCTGCCAACTTTGTTATGAAACACCTAACGTACTCACACGCTAATCTGCATGGGATTAGCATAGAAGTTCATCGTTCTTGTGTGAGTTATCGTGATCATGGGCAAATTTATTGGCCATTTATTGCTGGTTGAGGAGAGACTGTGGCAAAACTTTTAAGCTTTGACGAAGAGGCCAGAAAGAGTTTATTGGCAGGCGTCACCAAATTATCGCGGGCAGTAAGCAGTACGCTTGGTCCCCGAGGACGTAATGCTGTCTTAGACAAAGGCTGGGGAACCCCCAAGGTGACCAAAGATGGTGTCACTGTAGCGGAAGACATCGAACTGGAAGACCCATTTGAAAATATGGGAGTCCAATTAGTAAAAGAGGCTGCATCAAAAACAAATGATGTCGCCGGCGATGGCACCACAACGGCCACCGTTTTGGCAGAAGCCATTTACCGGGAAGGTCTGAAGTACATTGCTTCTGGTGCAGATCCAATGGCACTGAGTCGTGGTGTTCAGAAAGCCGTCGATGCCGTGGTAGAGCAGATTGAAAAAATCTCCAAAGAAGTAAAAGGCAAGGATAAAAAGGCAATTGAAACGGTTGCCACTATTGCGGGCAACAATGACCCGGCAATTGGAAAGATCCTGGCCGACGCTCTACTAAAAGTCGGAGCAGATGGTGTGATCACTGTAGAAGAAGGGCGCAGTGTCTCAACAGAAGTAGATCTGGTAGAGGGCATGCAGTTCGAACGCGGTTTCCTTTCACCTCACTTTGTGACTGATGAAGATAATCAAACCTGCGATCTGGAACGGGTTCGTATCTTAATCTACGAAGAAAAAATCAGTTCGGCTCAAGCATTAGTGCCATTGCTGGAGCAGGTTTCCAAAGATGGTTCACCACTTTTAATCATCGCAGAAGATATTGAAGGTGAAGCATTAGCAACTTTAGTTGTGAATAAGCTGCGAGGAATCCTTAAAGTCTGTGCTGTAAAAGCTCCTGGCTACGGTGATCGTCGCAAAGCCATGCTTGAAGACATTGCCGTTTTGACTGGTGGTAAAGCCATTTTCAAGGATCTTGGCATTAAACTGGAAGCGGTTGAACTGAAAGATCTTGGCCAAGCCAAAAAGGTTCATATCAACACCGATAATACAACCATCGTTAGTGGTGGTGGAAATAAAGCTGCTGTGAGTGGTCGTGCTGACCAAATCCGAGCAGAAATTGAAGTCACTGACAGTGAATATGATCGTGAAAAACTCCAGGAACGTTTGGCAAAGCTTGCCGGCGGTGTAGCACAAATTAACGTGGGTGCTGCCACCGAAACAGAAATGAAAGAACGAAAAGACCTGATTGATGATGCACTCTCTGCAACCCGTGCTGCCATCGAAGAAGGTATTGTTCCCGGAGGTGGAATTGCATTACTAAGATCTACCAAATCGCTCAATAATTTAAAGCTGTCTGGCGATCAAGCTTTAGGGGTTTCTTTAATCCAAAGAGTTCTGGAAATGCCGCTACGGGCAATTGCAGAAAACGCAGGTCTCGATGGCTCCGTTGTCTCAAACCGCGTGAAAAAAGACAAAAGTAATTCCTTTGGTTATGACGCCTTGAATGATCGTTATGGCGATATGTTTGACTTTGGTGTCGTTGATCCAGCAAAAGTAGTACGCTCTTCATTACAGAATGCAGCCAGTGTTGCCACCTTGCTCATGACAACAGACTCCATCGTAGTAGAAGAACCGAAAGACGAAGAAGACGATCATCATCATGACGACCACCACGACATGGGTGGGATGGGAGGCATGGGCGGCATGCCGGGCATGGGTGGTATGGGTGGCGGAATGCCAGGCATGGGTGGTATGCCAGGCATGGGAGGCTTCTAGCATCGTTCGTAACTCTTTACGAAATGATCACAGGGCCTATGCTCAACTTTCTTTGTAATACTTAACGTGACTTTTATCCAGGAACTGATCCTGGATTCATAAATACAACTAGATCAATTGGAATAATCGGGAGTTAACATAATGGAACTGAATCCCCTTGATGACCGTATTGTCATTGAACCAAATGTTGCGGAAGAAACCACAGCCGGTGGAATTGTTTTGCCTGATACCGCTCAGGAAAAACCACAAAGCGGTACTGTTGTCGCCGTTGGTCCAGGACGACTTCTGGAAAGTGGTGAACGTTGCCCCGTTGCCGTTGGAGTAGGAGACGAAGTACTCTACGGCAAGTATGGTGGAACTGATATCGAAGTGAGTGGCAAAGAAGTCAAGATTTTACGTGAAAGCGATATTCTTGCCAAAATCATGAAATAAGGAACGTACATTTCCCGGAACATCAGACAGCTATCCAAAATGCTGATTGCTGTCTAATCTGGAAATCTAATTCAAACCACAAAATCACGCAGGGGAGAACGGAGTAATCCGATCACATGTTCGTTCCTGTTAAACAGAGGAGTTTATAAGCGTGGCAAAGCAACTATTGTTTGAAGATCGCGCACGTACTAAGCTTAAAAAGGGCGTGCAAACTATTAGCGACGCTGTAGCCATCACAATGGGTCCTACGGGACGCAATGTGATCATTGATAAAAGCTTTGGAAATCCCTTGGTGACCAAAGACGGTGTTACAGTCAGTAAGGAAGTCGAACTCGAAGATCCCTTCGAAAATATGGGAGCCAAACTGGTCAACGAAGTCGCTTCTAAGACCAGCGACATTGCTGGGGACGGTACAACGACTGCGACTGTTTTAGCTCGTTCCATCTATCAGGAAGGCCTGCGAGGCATCTCCCTCGGAGCGAATCCTATGATCGTTCGCCGCGGAATCGACAAAGCTGTCGCTGCTGCGGTACAAGCAATCGAAGAACTCGCTAAACCTGTGACGGAAAAGTCAGAAATTGCTCAGGTCGGTGCGATCTCGGCGAATAATGATTCTGTCATTGGAGACCTCATCGCTGACGCGGTAGAGAAAGTGGGCCGTGACGGTGTGATCACTGTCGAAGAAGGCAAAGGGAATGAAACAGCCCTCAACTTTGCCGATGGGATGCAGTTCGATAAAGGCTACATTTCTCCTTACTTTGTCACCGACACGGAAGGCATGAAAACGATCCTTGAGGATTGCTATATTTTGATTCATGAATCAAAAATCTCCGCATTGCGAGATTTAGTTCCTCTTCTGGAAAAAGTATCTCAAACGGGCAAACCTCTTCTAATTATCGCTGAAGATGTTGAAGGTGAGCCACTGACAGCATTAGTTGTCAATAAGTTACGGGGCGTCCTGAATGTTGCCGCAGTCAAAGCCCCCGGCTTTGGTGATCGTCGTAAAGCAATGTTGGCAGATATTGCTGTGCTCACTGGTGGTACTGTTATTTCCGAAGACCTTGGTATCAAACTGGAATCTGTCGAATTAAGTCAGCTGGGCCAAGCCAAGCAGATCGAAATCACGAAAGACTCATGCACACTGATTGAAGGGGCCGGAGAGACTGAGGCACTGCAGGCGCGTGTTGCTCAAATTCGTGGACAACTGCAAAAAACCGATAGCGAATATGATCGTGAAAAATTCCAGGAACGGCTTGCCAAACTAACCGGTGGCGTGGCTATTATTTCTGTCGGTGCTGCCACCGAAACTGAAATGAAGCAAACCAAAGCCCGCATGGAAGACGCATTACACGCAACTCGCGCTGCTGTCGAAGAAGGAATTCTTCCTGGTGGTGGGGTGGCACTTCTGCGATCCATCGAAGCCGTTGAAAATGTCAAAGGCAAAAATGGCGATGAAAAGATTGGTATCGCCATCGTAGCCCGTGCTTTGGAAGGACCAATTCGCCAAATCGCCGAAAACTGTGGAACCGATGGTGCTGTCGTCGCTGACGAAGTAAAACAACTTACTGGGTCCAAAGGCTATAATGCCAACAGTGGCGAATACGTTGATATGTTTAAAGCAGGAATTATCGATCCAGCTAAGGTTGTGAAAAACGCCTTGAAGAACGCTGCTTCGATCGCTGGCCTGATGTTGACCACACAAGTCCTAGTGACTCGAAGTGACAGCACTGAAGGCGACAAACTGGCTGATGTCGAAGGAAGTGTTCGGTAATTTCGATGTTTTCCTGAAAATCATCTCACTGATTTCAGTATTGACTTTGTGATATCAGACGGGCCGCCGTAGAATGGTGGCCCGTTTTTTCAGTTCTAAGAGAATAACTGGCTTCAGAAATTTAACCTAAATGAGTTCGGTAAATTTCAAAACCTTTAACGACGAGTTGTAAGAAATGGCATCGAAACGCGATTATTATGAAGTTCTCAATGTATCGCGCGAAGTGACCACCGTTGAGATCAAGAAAGCATACAAAAAGCTGGCGTTAGAGAACCATCCTGACCGGAATCCTGGTGACGAAGAGGCTATAAAACGTTTTAAAGAAGCATCAGAGGCCTTCGAGGTCCTGGGGGATGAGAAAAAACGCGCCCACTACGACCGCTATGGCCATGCTGATTTTGGATCTGGAGGGAGTCAGTTTCATGACGTATCTGATATCTTCAGTGCGTTTGGAGACCTCTTTGAAGGGTTCGGATTCAAAAGTTCGTCACAAAGAGGTGGAAATCGTCCGCGACAAGGCGAAAGCCTGCGAACGAGCATCCAAATTGATTTACTCGATGCTGCATCGGGCTGTGAACGGGAAATTAACATCACCCGTCAGGAAACCTGTGAAACATGTCATGGTTCTGGCGCCAAACCAGGCACACAACCAGACGATTGTGATTACTGCGGTGGAGCAGGGCAGGTCGTCCAATCACAGGGTTTTTTCCGAGTTCAAACAACGTGTCCTCGCTGCCGTGGTGCAGGCACCGTCATTTCAGATAAGTGCACCGATTGTCATGGGCAAGGCCGGGTTGCTCGTGACACGACGTTAGACGTCAAAGTACCAGCGGGCATTGACAATGGAATGCAACTTTGCCTGAGAGGCGAAGGGAATCCGGGAGCCAATGGTGGACCACGCGGCGATCTGTATGTGGTAGTGGGCGTTGACGAACACCCTCTGTTCCGACGACAAGAACAAGAACTGAGTTGTCACGTTCCTATCACATATACCCAAGCGGTTCTCGGAGCCAACATTGAGATTCCCACTTTGGAAGGACGACACGATTTAAAGATTCCGTCCGGTACTCAACCGGGTGAAGTCTTTCGCCTGAAAGGCCTTGGTATGCCGAACCCTCATGGCGGTCGCCGAGGAGATTTGCATGTCGTAGTCCAAATTGATGTACCCAAGAAAATTTCAGAACGTGAAGAAGAACTGCTGCGTGATTTAGCTGAAATTGAACATACAGAAGTTTCACAGCATCGTAGTCCCAATCGAAATTCGTTTTTTGATAAACTAAAGGAATACTTTACACACTCAGATTAAACAAGATCGAATGTTGTGTCAGGATCATCCTTTTTAATCAGTTACAAATCTAATTTAAAGAGCGTTAATAGGTCGGAAGAATGTCAGAAATGGAACAGCCTGAAGAAATTCAGAATCAACCCGAAGAAAATCCCATAGAAGAGGCAGAAAAAGAAACGGTTGATGAAACGCCGACTATAGAAGAACAATTACAAACAGCACTAGCGGAACGAGATGAAGCACAAGATCGCTTTTTACGTTCGCAAGCCGAGTTGGACAACACCCGCAAACGCTATCAGAAAGAATTGGCACAAACACGCCAATATGCAGCCGCACCTTTTATTCAGAGCTTATTGCCAGCATTGGACAATCTCAAACGAGCTATCGACGCAGCAGAAAGCGCGGACCACGTTGATGAACTCAAACAGGGTGTGGAAATGGTGGCAAAACAAATTGTGGATATCTTTTCACAGCATGACATCAAAGCCATTGATGCATTAGGAAAACCGTTTGATCCCAACCTGCATGAAGCATTACAACAGCTCCCCTCGGATGAACATCCTCCGATGACTGTGATGCAGGAACTCGAACAGGGCTTCATTCTGAATGACCGTGTGGTTCGCCCAACCAAAGTCATCGTTTCCTCTGGTCCTACCGAAAGTTAAATTCATTTCATTATCTTACTTCAAGGGTATTTGATCGATGCCAACCTACGACTATGAATGCTCCCAGTGTGAACATAAATGGGAAGAGTTTCAGTCTATTACTGCAAAACCACTGAGAAAATGCCCAGCCTGCGGCAAGCTTCGTGCAAAGCGAGTCATTGGTGCTGGTGCCGGTATCATTTTCAAAGGATCAGGATTTTACCAAACTGATTACCGCAGCAGTTCTTATAAAAAAGCAGCGGAGGCAGATAGTAAGGCTCAATCAGCGAGTTCCGAATCCAAAACCGGCAAAGATTCAGGTTCAACTGACAAGAGTTCCTCATCTGAATCCTGATTACCTTTGAAATTTTGCCCGGATTCATCTATAAGAGAATCAAACCCTGCTATTGCTTCTCTTTCAGTCTGAGGCTTCGATGATTCAACCTCAAACATGTCCCATATGTCGAAAAGTCGTCACAGTTAAAGCTAGTGATGAACAATCTCCGTTCCCTTTTTGTAGCAAAAAATGCCGCGATGTCGATCTGTTCCGTTGGTCTGAAGGAAAGTATGCAATCGTAGAAGACCTGGATCCTCGTTTGATTGAGTTACAACGGCTGGAACAAGAGGATGAAGACTATTAAAGGGACTTCATCGAATACGCGCGTTCTCTCTCCGACTCACAACTCTGAAAGCCAGCATGAGAGCGGTCTCTCTCCTGGAGTACGTGGGACCCTGTTCGGACTGATATCAGCACTTGCTTACACAGCAGCCAATATTGCTCTACGAGAGGCTGCAGTCGATAACAATGCCGATTGGGCAATTTGGATCTCTGCACTCAAATCCATTCCTGCGGCGATCGCAGGCTGGGTCATTGTTGCTTATCGTGATTTTCAAGGACTACCCTCACTACCCCCTCGTCGGCTCGTCATCCCATTAATCCTGACTGGCCTGGTAATGCAATTTGGTGGCAACGTTATGTTCCAGTGGTCGCTAAGTCTGGGTGGGTTGGCGCTTTCTGTACCTCTGTGTTTTGCCACGCTACTCACAACAGGTGCTTTATTAGGACGTATTTTTCTGGAAGAAGCAATTACACGCCGCATGCTTGTATCTATGTTGGTACTAACTGCAGCCATCGTGCTACTCAGCCTGGGAGCCCATCAAGCAGAAGTTTCTGTTTACGAGCATATGGAACACCATACGAATTCAATGAGCACCGTAGCGCTGACCATTTTTGTTGCCTGTTTCTCAGGCTGTGCTTATGGAGCTGGTGGTACTGTCATTCGTGGTTCCGTCAGAGGCGAACTTTCCATTTCGGCAACACTGGTTTTAATCAGCACGACCGGTTTAGTTTGTCTAACGACTGTTGCCATTTATAGACTCGGTTTTTCAATTCTATGGGAGACGACACCCTGGCAATATTTTGTCATGTTAATTGCAGGCATTATGAATGCGATTGCCTTCTTCGCCATCGGAGCATCCATGAAATACCTGAGTGTGACGCGCGTCAATTTATTGAATGCCTCTCAAACAGCAATGGCTGCTTTTGCAGGTGTGATTTTCTTTGGTGAAGAATTAACCGTCTGGCTATTAACTGGTACTGCACTCACTATTGGTGGTCTCTTTTTAATGGAAAAAAAGAGACCGCCTATTCCCAATAGCCCCGTGGGTGAAACATCCCAATCGAATGAAAATTTGCAAGAGGGTAATTCAAATGGATAACTCGCATTCTGCTCCTGAATGGCCTCAAATCGCTTCTGAAATTCCTGCCCATCCCGAATTACCATACCCCGAAGTCGGCTGCGATTGGAATGCTTTACATTGCCGGCCACTGATTGATTCAACTGTCTGGGTAGCCCCTGATGCCATAGTTACAGGTAGAGTTCGTTTGAAAGCACACAGTTCTGTTTGGCATCAGTGCGTATTAAGAGGCGATTTAGAATACATTGAAGTGGGGGAAGAGACCAACGTGCAAGATGGTTCCATTTTGCATACAGATTACGAGCACCCCTGCATTCTAGGAGATCGGGTTACGTTGGGACATTCTGCGATTGTGCATGGTTCAGTCGTCGAAGATGATGCCATGATTGCCATCGGCGCCACTATTCTCAGCCGGTGCGTCATAGGCAAAGGGGCTCTGATTGCTGCGGGCTCCCTGGTACGTGAAGGAATCCACATTCCACCCAATACTCTTTGGGCTGGCTGTCCCGCACGACAAATTAAGGTGCTCACAGAACCGCAACAAGAACGTTTGAAGGCAACCTGGCAGCATTACGTAAATTTGGGAGTTGCCAGCCTGAAACGTTTTGGCCGCCAACATATCGACGCTCTCATTCAATCTGATGAATCGCGTTGAGAACATGTTCAAATCTCCATTGAAAATCCTGAATTGAATCGCCTTTTTGACTCGAAAATAGTAGGGATGCTATGGTATCTTGAAAGGCTCAGTTTTATAACAAAGCTAATTTACTCAGGACCACCTTATGAATCCCAATCCTTCACAGACTTCAAACACAACACGACGTGAGTTTATTAAAAATGGTTCCGCGGCCGTTGCCGCTGTATCCACATTATCGAGTGCTGCTCTGGCCAGAACACCTCAAACGGCCGCGCTGCAATCTGGTTTGTTTGCGGGAGGCACAGACGTCATTCGTGTGGGCTTGATTGGATGCGGAGGACGTGGAACCGGTGCGGCAGCACAAGCACTTTCAGCCGACCCCAATGCGAAACTAGTGGCAATGGGCGACGCGTTTTATGACCATCTTGACAAGAGTCATAAAAACTTAAAAAAGAACCCTGTGGCGAAACAGGTGCAAGTCGATGCAGACCATAAATTTGTTGGTTTCGATGCTTATCAAAAAGTGATTGACTGTGTCGATGTTGTTCTGTTAACAACACCCCCTCATTTCCGTCCGATGCAAATGCGTGCGGCGATTGAAGCGGGTAAACATGTTTTTGCAGAAAAACCGGTAGCTGTGGACGCACCTGGCGTTCGTTCCATTTTGGAAACCTGCAAGTTAGCCAAGGAGAAAAATCTCTCTATCGTGTCGGGTCTCTGCTGGCGCTACCACCAGGGAATGCGTGAAACATTTAAGCAGATCCATGACGGTGCCGCTGGCGATATAATGGCTATCCAATGTAGTTATAACACGCGTGGCTTATGGATGTTCAAGCGAGAACCGGAATGGAGTGACATGGAATGGCAGTTGAGAAACTGGCTGTATTTCACGTGGCTCTCAGGAGATTTTAATAATGAACAGCACGTTCATAGTTTGGATAAAATGGCCTGGGCAATGAAAGATCAGACTCCGATTTCCTGTAGTGGAACTGGTGGCCGTCAGACCCGGACTGGGAAAGATTACGGCCACATCTACGATCACTTTGCCATCGCTTATGAATATCCTAATGGAGTAAAAGGATTTAGCCGTTGCCGGCAACAGGATGGTTGTGCCGTTGATGTCTCTGATCACGTTTTTGGAACCAAAGGTCGCGTCGATGTGTTTAAACATCGTATCTATAACCCTAAAGGTGAAAAAACCTGGCAATTCCGAGGAAAAAGTAAAAACATGTACCAGGTTGAACATGATGAATTCTTCGAAAGTATTCGCTCAGGAAAAGCAATTAATAATGGTGAGTACATGACGAAGAGTACGATGCTTGCCATTATGGGGCGAATGGCCGCTTATACCGGTAAAACCGTTACCTGGGAAATGGCGATGAACTCCACAGAAGATTTAACTCCAGACAGCTATGAATGGAGTTCATTGCCTGTTCCTCCTGTGGCGATGCCTGGAGTGACTGCCTTTAAATAAGGGAAGCTTTTAAGGTCTTTTCATTTTTATTGAATTCGCTCGCA
The Gimesia aquarii DNA segment above includes these coding regions:
- a CDS encoding Gfo/Idh/MocA family protein, which translates into the protein MNPNPSQTSNTTRREFIKNGSAAVAAVSTLSSAALARTPQTAALQSGLFAGGTDVIRVGLIGCGGRGTGAAAQALSADPNAKLVAMGDAFYDHLDKSHKNLKKNPVAKQVQVDADHKFVGFDAYQKVIDCVDVVLLTTPPHFRPMQMRAAIEAGKHVFAEKPVAVDAPGVRSILETCKLAKEKNLSIVSGLCWRYHQGMRETFKQIHDGAAGDIMAIQCSYNTRGLWMFKREPEWSDMEWQLRNWLYFTWLSGDFNNEQHVHSLDKMAWAMKDQTPISCSGTGGRQTRTGKDYGHIYDHFAIAYEYPNGVKGFSRCRQQDGCAVDVSDHVFGTKGRVDVFKHRIYNPKGEKTWQFRGKSKNMYQVEHDEFFESIRSGKAINNGEYMTKSTMLAIMGRMAAYTGKTVTWEMAMNSTEDLTPDSYEWSSLPVPPVAMPGVTAFK
- a CDS encoding gamma carbonic anhydrase family protein — translated: MDNSHSAPEWPQIASEIPAHPELPYPEVGCDWNALHCRPLIDSTVWVAPDAIVTGRVRLKAHSSVWHQCVLRGDLEYIEVGEETNVQDGSILHTDYEHPCILGDRVTLGHSAIVHGSVVEDDAMIAIGATILSRCVIGKGALIAAGSLVREGIHIPPNTLWAGCPARQIKVLTEPQQERLKATWQHYVNLGVASLKRFGRQHIDALIQSDESR
- the groL gene encoding chaperonin GroEL (60 kDa chaperone family; promotes refolding of misfolded polypeptides especially under stressful conditions; forms two stacked rings of heptamers to form a barrel-shaped 14mer; ends can be capped by GroES; misfolded proteins enter the barrel where they are refolded when GroES binds); the encoded protein is MAKLLSFDEEARKSLLAGVTKLSRAVSSTLGPRGRNAVLDKGWGTPKVTKDGVTVAEDIELEDPFENMGVQLVKEAASKTNDVAGDGTTTATVLAEAIYREGLKYIASGADPMALSRGVQKAVDAVVEQIEKISKEVKGKDKKAIETVATIAGNNDPAIGKILADALLKVGADGVITVEEGRSVSTEVDLVEGMQFERGFLSPHFVTDEDNQTCDLERVRILIYEEKISSAQALVPLLEQVSKDGSPLLIIAEDIEGEALATLVVNKLRGILKVCAVKAPGYGDRRKAMLEDIAVLTGGKAIFKDLGIKLEAVELKDLGQAKKVHINTDNTTIVSGGGNKAAVSGRADQIRAEIEVTDSEYDREKLQERLAKLAGGVAQINVGAATETEMKERKDLIDDALSATRAAIEEGIVPGGGIALLRSTKSLNNLKLSGDQALGVSLIQRVLEMPLRAIAENAGLDGSVVSNRVKKDKSNSFGYDALNDRYGDMFDFGVVDPAKVVRSSLQNAASVATLLMTTDSIVVEEPKDEEDDHHHDDHHDMGGMGGMGGMPGMGGMGGGMPGMGGMPGMGGF
- a CDS encoding DMT family transporter; its protein translation is MKTIKGTSSNTRVLSPTHNSESQHESGLSPGVRGTLFGLISALAYTAANIALREAAVDNNADWAIWISALKSIPAAIAGWVIVAYRDFQGLPSLPPRRLVIPLILTGLVMQFGGNVMFQWSLSLGGLALSVPLCFATLLTTGALLGRIFLEEAITRRMLVSMLVLTAAIVLLSLGAHQAEVSVYEHMEHHTNSMSTVALTIFVACFSGCAYGAGGTVIRGSVRGELSISATLVLISTTGLVCLTTVAIYRLGFSILWETTPWQYFVMLIAGIMNAIAFFAIGASMKYLSVTRVNLLNASQTAMAAFAGVIFFGEELTVWLLTGTALTIGGLFLMEKKRPPIPNSPVGETSQSNENLQEGNSNG
- the dnaJ gene encoding molecular chaperone DnaJ; the protein is MASKRDYYEVLNVSREVTTVEIKKAYKKLALENHPDRNPGDEEAIKRFKEASEAFEVLGDEKKRAHYDRYGHADFGSGGSQFHDVSDIFSAFGDLFEGFGFKSSSQRGGNRPRQGESLRTSIQIDLLDAASGCEREINITRQETCETCHGSGAKPGTQPDDCDYCGGAGQVVQSQGFFRVQTTCPRCRGAGTVISDKCTDCHGQGRVARDTTLDVKVPAGIDNGMQLCLRGEGNPGANGGPRGDLYVVVGVDEHPLFRRQEQELSCHVPITYTQAVLGANIEIPTLEGRHDLKIPSGTQPGEVFRLKGLGMPNPHGGRRGDLHVVVQIDVPKKISEREEELLRDLAEIEHTEVSQHRSPNRNSFFDKLKEYFTHSD
- the groL gene encoding chaperonin GroEL (60 kDa chaperone family; promotes refolding of misfolded polypeptides especially under stressful conditions; forms two stacked rings of heptamers to form a barrel-shaped 14mer; ends can be capped by GroES; misfolded proteins enter the barrel where they are refolded when GroES binds), with protein sequence MAKQLLFEDRARTKLKKGVQTISDAVAITMGPTGRNVIIDKSFGNPLVTKDGVTVSKEVELEDPFENMGAKLVNEVASKTSDIAGDGTTTATVLARSIYQEGLRGISLGANPMIVRRGIDKAVAAAVQAIEELAKPVTEKSEIAQVGAISANNDSVIGDLIADAVEKVGRDGVITVEEGKGNETALNFADGMQFDKGYISPYFVTDTEGMKTILEDCYILIHESKISALRDLVPLLEKVSQTGKPLLIIAEDVEGEPLTALVVNKLRGVLNVAAVKAPGFGDRRKAMLADIAVLTGGTVISEDLGIKLESVELSQLGQAKQIEITKDSCTLIEGAGETEALQARVAQIRGQLQKTDSEYDREKFQERLAKLTGGVAIISVGAATETEMKQTKARMEDALHATRAAVEEGILPGGGVALLRSIEAVENVKGKNGDEKIGIAIVARALEGPIRQIAENCGTDGAVVADEVKQLTGSKGYNANSGEYVDMFKAGIIDPAKVVKNALKNAASIAGLMLTTQVLVTRSDSTEGDKLADVEGSVR
- a CDS encoding FmdB family zinc ribbon protein — protein: MPTYDYECSQCEHKWEEFQSITAKPLRKCPACGKLRAKRVIGAGAGIIFKGSGFYQTDYRSSSYKKAAEADSKAQSASSESKTGKDSGSTDKSSSSES
- the groES gene encoding co-chaperone GroES; this translates as MELNPLDDRIVIEPNVAEETTAGGIVLPDTAQEKPQSGTVVAVGPGRLLESGERCPVAVGVGDEVLYGKYGGTDIEVSGKEVKILRESDILAKIMK
- a CDS encoding DNA gyrase inhibitor YacG, with amino-acid sequence MIQPQTCPICRKVVTVKASDEQSPFPFCSKKCRDVDLFRWSEGKYAIVEDLDPRLIELQRLEQEDEDY
- the grpE gene encoding nucleotide exchange factor GrpE; translated protein: MEQPEEIQNQPEENPIEEAEKETVDETPTIEEQLQTALAERDEAQDRFLRSQAELDNTRKRYQKELAQTRQYAAAPFIQSLLPALDNLKRAIDAAESADHVDELKQGVEMVAKQIVDIFSQHDIKAIDALGKPFDPNLHEALQQLPSDEHPPMTVMQELEQGFILNDRVVRPTKVIVSSGPTES